Proteins encoded in a region of the Zunongwangia endophytica genome:
- a CDS encoding helix-turn-helix domain-containing protein encodes MPATILTTDDLREFKRQLFKELRELMKKREGGTLKKYLKSSEVMELLQISPGTLQQLRLNGTLPFVKIKGLLYYEAADIQKAMDAHRIHRNTGFSK; translated from the coding sequence ATGCCAGCAACAATTCTTACAACTGATGATCTAAGGGAGTTTAAACGACAACTGTTCAAAGAACTCCGCGAGTTAATGAAAAAAAGAGAAGGAGGAACACTCAAAAAATATCTCAAATCTTCGGAGGTCATGGAGCTCTTGCAAATCAGCCCTGGAACTTTACAGCAGCTTCGGCTCAATGGTACCTTGCCATTTGTGAAAATCAAAGGACTGCTCTATTATGAAGCTGCAGATATCCAAAAGGCAATGGATGCCCACCGTATCCACCGTAATACCGGTTTTTCCAAATGA
- a CDS encoding LexA family protein → MKIYEKYSLHTLLIPLVNSGISAGFPSPADDHLEDRIDLNHEFIRDKEATFFGRVEGDSMEGAGIHDGDLLIINKSLPPKDGKIAVCFIDGEFTVKRIRIEKDTIWLIAENKKYKPIKVTQDNEFLIWGIVTNVIKYF, encoded by the coding sequence ATGAAAATTTACGAAAAATATTCTTTACATACCCTTCTTATTCCGCTCGTAAATTCCGGAATATCAGCAGGTTTTCCTTCTCCAGCCGATGATCATCTTGAGGATCGTATCGATCTTAATCATGAATTTATCCGAGATAAAGAGGCTACGTTCTTCGGCAGAGTAGAAGGAGATAGTATGGAAGGTGCAGGAATTCATGATGGTGATCTCTTAATTATCAATAAAAGTTTGCCACCAAAAGATGGAAAAATTGCCGTTTGTTTTATCGATGGAGAATTTACGGTAAAACGTATTCGTATCGAAAAAGATACAATATGGCTGATCGCCGAGAATAAAAAGTATAAGCCTATCAAAGTTACTCAAGATAATGAATTTCTAATCTGGGGTATCGTAACTAATGTTATTAAATACTTCTAG
- a CDS encoding DUF7793 family protein has translation MDRSGKKRVAKIWIDDGILYFEYHPNTVLSLEKAQQTVKYRLSIQKDKYYPICCDTSGLVDSHKMARDYLAREGSILASAVAYIAPDDYSYKMISFFIRNSKPRIPSKVFRHKFAALNFLRAFKTKSP, from the coding sequence ATGGATAGATCAGGAAAAAAGAGGGTGGCTAAAATTTGGATTGATGATGGTATATTATATTTTGAATATCATCCAAATACCGTATTAAGCTTAGAAAAAGCCCAGCAAACCGTAAAATACAGATTAAGTATACAAAAGGATAAATATTATCCTATCTGTTGCGATACCAGTGGTCTGGTAGATTCCCATAAAATGGCCAGAGACTATCTTGCCAGAGAAGGATCTATACTCGCTAGTGCAGTAGCTTATATCGCACCAGATGATTATTCTTATAAAATGATCAGTTTTTTTATCCGCAATAGTAAACCTCGAATTCCAAGTAAGGTCTTTCGTCACAAATTTGCGGCATTAAATTTCCTCAGAGCTTTTAAAACAAAATCGCCATGA
- a CDS encoding RteC domain-containing protein, whose amino-acid sequence MKRFNDLLTKFHEERQTMEKIPSILQRSSNLLKFCNEILSEMKNVVEDIDFETVGEEIYFFKEVKPIPMSYFIYYTHIQNCELHRPKAGKQYKIRFLEKEMRKVNKFFFKNTDFTYYMEQGYSYLDHTFFTRRGVEKFPMNPTENQYFYPEFSSSHDLLWAKIKAMYRYIHYLREQLQKLNGGPLEFTQDSSHRVIVWTGSKTALVELVYALYVDGSLNHGKLDLKTIASSFEAFFNIRLDNVSKTYMEIKSRKGSKTKFLDDLGMQFQLKMEREDA is encoded by the coding sequence ATGAAAAGATTCAATGACCTATTAACTAAATTTCATGAGGAGCGTCAAACGATGGAAAAGATACCTTCCATACTACAGCGATCCTCCAACTTGTTGAAATTTTGTAACGAGATATTGTCAGAGATGAAAAATGTTGTGGAGGATATAGATTTTGAGACCGTAGGAGAGGAAATCTACTTCTTTAAAGAAGTAAAGCCCATACCTATGAGTTATTTTATTTACTATACCCATATTCAAAATTGTGAGCTGCATCGGCCCAAAGCGGGAAAACAGTATAAAATTAGGTTTTTGGAAAAAGAAATGCGAAAAGTAAATAAGTTCTTTTTTAAAAATACGGACTTCACCTACTATATGGAACAGGGATATTCCTATCTGGATCATACCTTTTTCACGAGACGTGGGGTTGAAAAATTTCCCATGAATCCTACTGAAAATCAATACTTCTATCCTGAGTTTAGTAGTTCTCATGATTTACTATGGGCTAAAATAAAGGCGATGTACCGATATATTCATTATCTGAGAGAACAGCTTCAAAAACTAAATGGAGGACCGCTGGAATTTACTCAGGATTCTTCTCATCGGGTCATCGTCTGGACCGGTTCCAAAACTGCATTGGTAGAATTAGTATACGCACTGTATGTGGATGGCTCCCTAAATCATGGAAAATTAGACCTTAAAACAATAGCAAGTTCTTTTGAGGCTTTTTTTAATATACGACTGGATAATGTTTCTAAAACTTATATGGAGATAAAATCAAGGAAAGGAAGTAAAACAAAATTTCTGGATGATCTAGGGATGCAGTTTCAATTGAAAATGGAACGAGAGGATGCTTGA
- a CDS encoding SOS response-associated peptidase, with protein sequence MCYETSLTKSAKQIEKRTGARFIDQVDYRPYYHASSFNFPSLYGITDDYKKTITTMEWGMIAPWGTNDIENYRKKNKNWNAKGETMLDLPTFSQAARSRRCLILADGFIEPHYPGNQFRGPVVPKYCYLPNKKLFCFAGLYNEADNGQLNCSIVTVDANPFFAALHNKKRRMPLVLDEAFTSTWLDSSMNDDEIMELVYTGSTKEAFEAHSIKNFYKRDFDTNTAEFLEPISDPEGVQGSLF encoded by the coding sequence ATGTGTTACGAAACATCATTAACGAAATCAGCAAAGCAGATTGAAAAGAGAACCGGAGCTCGTTTTATAGATCAGGTAGATTATAGACCTTATTATCATGCTTCGTCTTTCAATTTCCCTAGCTTATACGGTATCACGGATGATTATAAGAAAACCATTACTACTATGGAGTGGGGCATGATCGCACCCTGGGGAACGAATGATATTGAAAATTATCGAAAGAAAAATAAGAACTGGAACGCTAAAGGAGAAACCATGCTCGACTTGCCTACATTTTCTCAGGCAGCGAGATCTAGAAGATGCTTGATTCTGGCCGATGGTTTTATAGAACCGCATTATCCAGGAAATCAATTCAGAGGGCCAGTTGTTCCAAAATACTGTTATTTACCCAACAAAAAACTATTCTGTTTTGCCGGCCTATACAATGAAGCGGATAACGGACAACTAAACTGTAGTATAGTAACAGTTGATGCCAATCCTTTTTTCGCTGCCCTTCACAATAAGAAGCGAAGAATGCCTTTAGTATTGGATGAAGCATTTACGTCTACATGGCTTGATTCCTCGATGAACGATGATGAGATTATGGAGTTGGTTTATACCGGAAGTACCAAAGAAGCATTTGAGGCGCATTCTATAAAAAATTTTTATAAGAGAGATTTTGATACTAATACTGCGGAATTTTTAGAACCCATAAGCGATCCTGAAGGTGTTCAGGGAAGTTTATTCTAA
- a CDS encoding DUF6520 family protein, producing the protein MKTKFLIPALAFVSAIGMSFTTANQQESDYIRVDDQWEAIPEINCSPQSNDCRVVRGGEGPFDVYDTMDLNSKKEGDGSITVLP; encoded by the coding sequence ATGAAAACCAAATTTTTAATCCCAGCACTAGCTTTTGTTAGTGCTATCGGAATGTCGTTTACAACAGCGAATCAGCAAGAAAGCGATTATATTCGTGTTGATGATCAATGGGAAGCTATTCCTGAAATTAATTGTTCGCCACAATCCAATGATTGTCGGGTAGTAAGAGGGGGTGAAGGACCATTTGATGTTTATGATACCATGGATTTAAACTCCAAGAAAGAAGGAGACGGTAGCATTACTGTTTTACCTTAA
- a CDS encoding helix-turn-helix domain-containing protein — protein sequence MTERTLSLKNTKHIFEMINQVASGNFNYEIPLDEERDLLNTLRHQLNLMAQELRENFKHFAYVNPHLSYKFITHSTIILDQEGIIAACTPSSKTISDGHHEIIGTKFLKYLTKKSKKDFQGHFNTIKRKKKEKLSFRIQFKHQLQSSGLMDCYVKPLQTIRKECYLSISFFQNGIYSNSAKIDNERPSLSRWDTISLQEAYDYLLYHVGEPKLSDTELAEKFKLSTNRLKHGFKQLFGMSPFMFYNKIRLEEAKARIENTHQPLKLIASDLNFKSYTQFSAAFKKYFGQNPSDYLQ from the coding sequence ATGACTGAAAGAACACTGAGTTTAAAAAATACCAAGCATATCTTTGAAATGATCAATCAGGTAGCCTCTGGAAATTTCAATTATGAAATACCTTTGGATGAGGAGCGAGATTTATTGAATACCCTACGCCATCAACTGAACTTAATGGCGCAGGAACTCCGTGAAAATTTTAAACATTTTGCATATGTCAATCCACATTTATCCTATAAGTTTATCACGCATTCCACAATTATATTAGATCAGGAAGGAATTATTGCTGCCTGCACTCCATCATCAAAAACGATTTCCGATGGGCATCATGAAATCATTGGCACAAAATTCCTAAAATACTTGACTAAAAAATCTAAAAAAGATTTCCAAGGTCATTTTAATACTATCAAGAGGAAGAAAAAGGAAAAGCTATCGTTTCGGATTCAATTTAAACATCAACTTCAATCCAGTGGACTAATGGATTGTTACGTAAAGCCACTACAAACCATTAGAAAAGAATGCTATTTAAGTATTAGTTTTTTTCAGAATGGTATTTATTCTAATAGTGCAAAAATAGATAACGAAAGACCGTCGCTTTCCAGATGGGATACTATTTCCCTTCAGGAAGCCTATGATTACCTATTGTATCATGTAGGAGAACCAAAATTATCAGATACAGAACTCGCTGAAAAATTCAAGCTATCTACAAATCGACTAAAACATGGTTTCAAGCAGTTATTCGGCATGAGTCCTTTCATGTTTTATAATAAAATACGTCTGGAAGAAGCAAAAGCGAGAATAGAGAATACGCATCAACCATTAAAGCTCATTGCTTCCGATTTAAATTTTAAAAGTTACACCCAATTTAGTGCTGCCTTCAAAAAATATTTTGGACAAAATCCCTCTGACTATTTGCAATAG
- a CDS encoding Y-family DNA polymerase — translation MFALIDCNNFYASCERVFNPSLRDKPVVVLSNNDGCVIARSNEAKALGIPMGAPAFQYEELFIRHNIHVFSSNYTLYGDMSNRVMEMLSQFTPEIEIYSIDESFLKFYGFELYDLQELGADIIQKVYKSTGIPISIGLAPTKSLAKVANKIAKKFPERTGGVYVLDTSDKIKKALRWTKIGDVWGIGRQYEKRLLAIKVFNAWQFIQLPHEYVRKEFSVVGLRLYRDLSGESTLDFEVVRSKKNIAVTRSFEKMYTQFSDLKERIATYAAKAAFKLRKQDSCCSMIHVFLITNKFRTDLNQYKASRAVSLSFPTNSTIVLTKAAIYGLKSIYKAGYQYKKAGVIIMGISPQSNRQLALFTNENPKHQQLMKTIDVLNRTQNGKLKFAGQDIGRTWKMKQERLSPRFTSRLDEIIKVKV, via the coding sequence ATGTTTGCACTTATCGACTGTAATAACTTTTATGCCTCCTGTGAACGGGTTTTTAATCCTTCTCTTCGTGATAAACCCGTAGTGGTCCTCTCCAATAATGATGGTTGTGTTATTGCCAGAAGTAATGAAGCAAAAGCACTTGGAATTCCTATGGGTGCGCCAGCATTTCAATATGAGGAACTTTTCATACGTCATAATATTCATGTGTTCTCCTCTAATTATACGCTTTACGGAGATATGAGCAATCGTGTAATGGAAATGCTTTCTCAGTTTACTCCAGAAATTGAAATTTACTCGATTGACGAATCTTTTCTGAAATTTTATGGTTTTGAGTTATATGACCTTCAGGAACTTGGTGCTGATATTATTCAAAAAGTATATAAGAGCACTGGCATACCAATTAGTATTGGGCTTGCTCCAACTAAATCACTGGCTAAAGTGGCGAATAAAATTGCTAAGAAATTTCCAGAACGTACGGGTGGAGTATATGTCTTAGATACATCGGATAAAATAAAAAAGGCTTTGCGATGGACTAAAATCGGTGATGTTTGGGGAATTGGGCGCCAATATGAAAAACGTCTTTTAGCTATTAAGGTTTTCAATGCATGGCAATTTATCCAACTGCCGCACGAGTATGTCCGAAAAGAATTTTCAGTAGTAGGACTGCGTTTGTATCGTGATTTATCCGGAGAATCTACCTTGGATTTTGAAGTGGTTAGAAGTAAAAAGAATATTGCAGTAACCCGATCTTTTGAGAAAATGTATACGCAGTTTTCTGATTTAAAAGAGCGCATAGCCACCTATGCAGCCAAAGCAGCCTTTAAGCTGCGAAAGCAAGATTCCTGTTGTAGTATGATTCATGTATTTCTAATCACTAATAAATTTCGTACGGACCTAAATCAATATAAAGCCAGTCGCGCGGTAAGCTTGTCATTCCCGACTAATTCTACCATAGTATTGACCAAAGCAGCGATATACGGATTGAAGTCTATTTATAAGGCGGGCTATCAGTATAAAAAAGCAGGAGTGATCATTATGGGAATTAGCCCACAGTCCAATCGGCAGCTGGCGCTTTTTACCAACGAAAACCCTAAACATCAACAACTAATGAAAACCATAGATGTGTTAAACAGAACTCAAAATGGAAAATTAAAATTTGCCGGACAGGATATTGGTCGTACCTGGAAAATGAAACAGGAACGACTATCCCCACGCTTTACCAGTAGATTGGATGAAATTATTAAAGTGAAGGTTTAA
- a CDS encoding aminotransferase class I/II-fold pyridoxal phosphate-dependent enzyme yields the protein MAKIKHNNFLDTVDDYFLQAQEKGILHLYAEDKSLTGRFITVKGKSLYHFGTTGYLGLEQDQRLKAEAIEGIKKYGTQFPLSKTYISHPLYAELETSLKALFNSPVIITKNSTLGHIGVIPGLVQDQDAVILDHQVHWSVHNAVQLLKPRGISVKMIPHNDSKALEELIKDLKGTHEKIWFFADGIYSMFGDCAPIADLFLLLEKYSQLHLYFDDVHGMSWTGTNGAGFILQSCEELGFSELPDRVMFMATLSKTFGANGSVFICPNEELHRKLKLYGGPLTFSAQLDPASVAAAIASAKIHLSDEIKGLQDELKGKIKLCSRLLKDTALPIVNLNNTPVFYIACGLPITGYEMIERLFKKGFFVNLGLFPAVPVKNTGIRFTISRHNNQKDIRKLVKALAEAFEEAIIVSDSSRRRIAELFKNYNWNASYIKQLEKESKSSSKSNLNSNLVLQCFKSIDDIDKEEWNTHIGHGLFDFSGQQWLEKVLSASFMDESGLNHKTNFFYFRIVDQSNRLVLLTYFSLERLKDDMLAPESVSIAYEKQRMLQPDYMTSRVLSMGSIFSEGKHFYADVNHSAINDAWRLLFKNLEELKREKNGQMILLRDFPDDHIHEHLFKQQGFIKIGMPRSCKMLLADCHSIKEWFSKLSKRNRRHFRVDIEPYLKDCELVISQEATKDLIHQYYVLYQNVQKENIAINLFPYPEQLFFEMNTHPAWEFLELRTRDKEGKLLGVVFCYTSKECYSPALIGIDYNYNASHAVYRQLLYYIIQQGIAKNVSEIDLGLSAAFEKRKLGANIYNTYAYLQSDDNFKLDVLELTQNE from the coding sequence ATGGCAAAAATTAAGCACAATAACTTTTTAGATACCGTAGATGATTACTTCTTACAGGCTCAGGAAAAAGGTATACTTCATCTCTATGCTGAAGATAAAAGCCTCACCGGAAGATTTATTACGGTAAAAGGAAAATCGCTGTATCATTTTGGGACTACCGGTTATCTTGGCCTGGAACAAGATCAGCGATTAAAAGCTGAAGCCATAGAGGGGATAAAGAAATATGGTACCCAATTTCCGCTGAGTAAAACGTATATCTCTCATCCTTTGTATGCAGAACTTGAAACTAGCCTTAAAGCGCTTTTTAATTCACCGGTCATTATAACTAAAAATAGTACGTTGGGACATATTGGCGTCATTCCGGGACTGGTACAGGATCAGGATGCTGTTATTCTAGATCATCAGGTGCACTGGAGCGTACATAACGCTGTACAATTATTAAAACCAAGAGGAATTAGTGTTAAAATGATCCCTCATAATGACAGTAAAGCTCTGGAAGAGCTAATAAAAGATCTCAAAGGAACTCATGAGAAGATATGGTTTTTTGCGGACGGGATATATTCCATGTTTGGGGATTGTGCTCCAATAGCCGATTTATTTTTGCTCCTAGAGAAATATTCTCAACTACATTTATATTTTGATGATGTGCATGGAATGAGCTGGACTGGTACTAATGGTGCAGGTTTTATTCTTCAGTCATGTGAAGAACTAGGATTTTCTGAATTGCCTGATCGGGTGATGTTTATGGCCACCCTAAGTAAGACGTTCGGTGCTAACGGATCAGTATTTATTTGTCCTAATGAAGAGCTTCACCGCAAACTTAAGCTATATGGAGGACCACTTACATTTTCGGCCCAGTTGGATCCGGCATCTGTAGCAGCAGCAATTGCCTCTGCCAAAATTCATCTTTCTGATGAAATTAAAGGTTTACAAGACGAACTCAAGGGAAAGATAAAACTTTGCAGTCGACTATTGAAGGATACGGCTTTGCCAATTGTAAATCTTAATAATACGCCTGTTTTTTATATAGCTTGTGGACTTCCGATTACCGGTTATGAAATGATTGAACGGCTCTTTAAAAAAGGTTTTTTTGTGAATTTAGGATTATTCCCAGCGGTACCGGTTAAAAATACAGGAATTCGGTTTACGATCTCAAGACATAATAATCAAAAGGATATACGAAAACTTGTGAAAGCACTGGCAGAAGCTTTTGAGGAGGCAATTATCGTTAGCGATAGTAGTAGGCGAAGAATTGCAGAACTTTTTAAAAATTACAATTGGAATGCTTCTTATATAAAGCAATTGGAAAAAGAATCTAAAAGTAGTTCTAAAAGTAATTTGAATTCGAATTTAGTTTTGCAATGTTTTAAAAGTATAGATGACATTGATAAAGAGGAATGGAATACACATATTGGTCATGGGCTTTTTGATTTTAGTGGACAGCAATGGCTTGAAAAAGTCCTCTCTGCTTCTTTTATGGATGAAAGCGGGCTTAACCATAAAACAAATTTTTTCTATTTCCGTATAGTGGATCAATCGAATCGCTTGGTATTATTGACCTATTTTTCACTGGAGCGTTTAAAGGATGATATGCTCGCACCGGAATCGGTATCAATAGCATATGAAAAGCAACGTATGCTTCAACCAGATTATATGACCTCTAGGGTGTTATCAATGGGAAGTATTTTTTCTGAAGGAAAACATTTCTACGCTGATGTAAATCATTCCGCTATAAATGATGCCTGGAGACTGCTCTTTAAAAATCTTGAAGAATTGAAAAGAGAAAAGAATGGGCAAATGATCTTATTACGAGATTTTCCAGATGATCATATACACGAGCATCTTTTTAAACAACAGGGTTTTATCAAGATTGGAATGCCCCGTAGTTGTAAAATGTTGCTAGCAGATTGCCATTCAATAAAAGAATGGTTTTCAAAACTATCTAAACGTAATCGTCGCCATTTTAGGGTCGATATAGAACCTTATCTAAAGGATTGTGAGTTAGTCATAAGCCAAGAGGCAACTAAAGATCTAATTCATCAATATTATGTGCTATATCAAAATGTTCAAAAGGAAAATATTGCAATCAATTTATTCCCTTATCCAGAGCAATTGTTCTTTGAGATGAATACACATCCGGCATGGGAGTTTCTGGAACTAAGGACTAGAGATAAGGAGGGAAAGCTGCTAGGAGTCGTTTTTTGTTATACCTCAAAAGAATGCTATTCTCCTGCACTTATTGGTATCGATTACAACTACAATGCATCTCATGCTGTATATCGACAGTTATTATATTATATCATTCAACAGGGCATAGCCAAAAATGTATCGGAAATTGATCTTGGTTTAAGTGCTGCTTTTGAAAAAAGAAAGTTGGGAGCCAACATTTACAATACGTATGCCTACCTGCAAAGCGACGACAATTTTAAATTGGATGTGCTCGAATTGACTCAAAATGAATAA
- a CDS encoding ATPase, whose protein sequence is MDNPSNIVENGVTYSLGDFDGTTVHYDFYRILEYLEVKGKTLYGEDFKIYKKDRPLIRKLCAYFIKDQKSCKRYNMILEKGILLSGPVGCGKTSLMKLLRYIVPKKMPYEMIPSRNVVFSFNHLGFKTVQEYGDSGSFCFDDLGLEPYGRFYGKDANVMGEVLLSRYELFIHTKGRLRTYATTNLNAAELEERYGNRVRSRMRELFNLIAFDDKSSDKRK, encoded by the coding sequence ATGGACAACCCCTCTAATATTGTGGAAAATGGCGTAACCTATAGCCTGGGTGATTTTGATGGAACTACCGTACATTATGATTTTTATAGAATTCTTGAATATTTGGAAGTGAAAGGAAAAACGTTATACGGTGAGGATTTTAAAATCTATAAAAAAGATCGTCCCCTGATCCGAAAACTATGCGCCTATTTTATCAAGGATCAAAAATCCTGTAAGCGCTATAATATGATCCTTGAAAAAGGAATATTGCTCAGTGGTCCTGTCGGATGTGGAAAAACCAGTCTAATGAAATTATTGCGCTACATTGTTCCGAAAAAAATGCCTTACGAAATGATTCCCTCAAGAAATGTGGTGTTTAGTTTTAATCATTTGGGTTTTAAAACGGTACAAGAGTACGGGGATTCAGGAAGTTTTTGTTTTGATGATCTGGGACTTGAACCGTATGGGCGATTTTATGGAAAAGATGCTAACGTGATGGGGGAGGTGTTACTTTCCAGATATGAGCTTTTTATACATACAAAAGGACGTTTAAGAACATATGCCACAACGAACCTTAACGCAGCAGAACTTGAAGAACGATATGGCAATCGGGTGCGTAGCCGAATGCGGGAGCTCTTTAATCTGATAGCTTTTGATGACAAGAGTTCAGATAAGCGGAAGTGA
- a CDS encoding MauE/DoxX family redox-associated membrane protein, whose translation MKPNSKNWRLRETRSRQQLFSYVSKVLLFYFVLLLTYTGISKITELKTLYTTLINAPLYLDNELATIGQWLIPISEIALALSISFKKTRKIGYLGITSLFILLSLYSGWINWFLPNKPCSCGGLISLLSWKQHVLFNLINLLLALTAWYITEPKD comes from the coding sequence ATGAAACCGAATAGTAAAAACTGGAGATTAAGAGAAACTCGGAGTAGACAGCAGCTATTTTCCTATGTCTCTAAAGTACTACTATTCTATTTTGTATTGTTATTAACCTACACAGGAATTAGCAAGATCACTGAGTTGAAAACCTTATATACTACGCTTATAAACGCCCCTTTATATTTAGATAATGAACTAGCAACTATCGGACAATGGTTAATTCCTATTTCAGAAATAGCACTAGCATTAAGCATCAGTTTTAAAAAAACCAGAAAGATCGGCTATTTAGGCATTACATCTTTATTTATTCTCCTTAGTCTATATTCCGGCTGGATTAACTGGTTTTTACCCAACAAACCCTGTAGTTGTGGCGGATTGATTTCGTTACTAAGCTGGAAGCAACATGTGTTATTTAATCTTATCAATCTTTTACTAGCCTTAACAGCCTGGTATATTACAGAACCAAAAGATTAA